One region of Marivirga arenosa genomic DNA includes:
- a CDS encoding MBL fold metallo-hydrolase, which translates to MKVEQIYTGCLAHAAYYIENNGEAAIFDPLREVQPYIDRANKDKAKIKYVFETHFHADFVSGHLDLAKKTGAKIVYGPTAKPEFEAIVAADNDLFTVGNYKVKVLHTPGHTMESTTYLLIDEKGRDHGIITGDTLFIGDVGRPDLAQHVIEDLTEEKLAGLLYDSLHNKILPLDDKLIVYPNHGAGSACGKMMSKETTDTLGHQKETNYALQSMSKEEFIEKLLTGLTAPPGYFPKNVLMNIKGYESIDTVMEKAKHPLSPGAFEAAANETGALVLDTRDAEEFAKGFIPNSINIGLDGNFAMWVGEMIPDIKQKILLVTEEGKEEEAMIRLSRVGYDNTIGYLDRGFNNWKYAHKEIDTIHRIDAKDLAGRMNNSPIIFDVRKKSEFDSEHIIGAENIPLNQINQHLAEIPKDQEFILHCEGGYRSMLAASILKARGYDNFEDVRGGFKAIKETEIPVSEYICPTTLL; encoded by the coding sequence ATGAAAGTCGAACAAATTTACACCGGATGTCTAGCACATGCAGCCTACTATATAGAAAACAATGGAGAAGCTGCAATCTTTGATCCTTTAAGAGAAGTGCAACCTTATATTGACAGAGCAAATAAGGATAAAGCAAAAATTAAATACGTATTTGAAACTCATTTTCATGCAGATTTTGTGAGTGGTCACTTAGATTTGGCAAAGAAAACTGGAGCTAAAATTGTTTATGGTCCTACCGCAAAACCAGAATTTGAAGCAATTGTAGCAGCCGACAATGATTTATTTACTGTAGGTAATTATAAAGTAAAAGTATTACATACTCCAGGTCATACAATGGAAAGTACTACTTATCTATTAATTGATGAAAAAGGTAGAGATCACGGTATCATTACTGGTGACACCTTATTTATTGGCGATGTAGGTAGACCTGATTTAGCACAGCATGTAATAGAAGATTTAACTGAAGAAAAACTTGCTGGATTATTATATGATTCTCTTCATAATAAAATCTTACCATTGGACGATAAGTTGATAGTTTATCCTAATCATGGAGCAGGAAGTGCTTGCGGTAAAATGATGAGTAAAGAAACAACAGACACATTAGGTCATCAGAAAGAAACAAATTATGCCCTACAATCGATGAGCAAGGAAGAGTTTATAGAAAAACTATTGACTGGCCTGACCGCTCCTCCAGGCTATTTTCCAAAAAATGTTTTGATGAATATCAAAGGATATGAAAGCATTGATACGGTAATGGAAAAAGCTAAACATCCTCTCAGCCCAGGGGCTTTTGAAGCAGCTGCAAATGAAACCGGAGCATTAGTTTTGGACACAAGAGATGCTGAAGAATTTGCAAAAGGCTTTATACCTAACAGCATAAATATAGGTTTAGATGGAAACTTTGCTATGTGGGTAGGTGAAATGATTCCTGATATCAAACAAAAAATTCTTTTAGTGACGGAAGAAGGCAAAGAAGAGGAAGCCATGATCAGATTATCTAGAGTGGGATATGACAATACTATTGGCTATTTAGACAGAGGCTTTAACAATTGGAAGTACGCACATAAAGAAATAGATACTATTCATAGAATTGATGCTAAAGATTTAGCAGGAAGAATGAATAATTCACCGATTATTTTTGATGTAAGAAAGAAAAGTGAATTTGATTCAGAACATATAATTGGAGCTGAAAACATCCCTTTAAATCAAATTAATCAGCATTTAGCAGAAATCCCTAAAGATCAAGAATTTATTTTGCATTGTGAAGGAGGATATA
- a CDS encoding MBL fold metallo-hydrolase yields MDVRVKFLGGAQSVTGSKFLLEIDDFKVLVDCGLFQGLKTLRLRNWDDFPINVEEVDAIVLTHAHLDHSGYVPRMIKQGYNKKVYCTDATADLLEIMWLDSAKLQEEEAEYAKKKGFSKHKNPLALYDQKDAEAALKTLVPQKIERPFDLNDKVQIIFYPAGHILGAASVKIILKGENQEKTLLFSGDLGRDSDPILNPPTHFKNADVLFMESTYGDRINEVSKVQDELKQNILYHLNDGVILIPAFTVGRTQNLLFYLYELMRTGQIPHIPVYIDSPMAISVTNLYEKYSDRHKLKDKEIFNFKNFHYVQEHQQSKLLNELKNRAIIISASGMLTGGRILHHLFNRLGNENDLLLMVGFQAVGTRGRDILEGKESVKIYGEEKSIKCHYTKIDGLSAHADQLELIRWYESFTNALKFTFIVHGELEAMKHLKNELEQSGHKNIFIPDYLESFELFTGI; encoded by the coding sequence ATGGACGTAAGAGTAAAATTTTTGGGTGGCGCACAATCCGTAACAGGATCAAAATTTCTGTTAGAAATAGATGATTTTAAAGTATTAGTTGATTGTGGACTTTTTCAAGGCTTAAAAACCCTTCGATTGCGAAATTGGGATGATTTCCCCATTAATGTAGAAGAAGTAGATGCAATTGTTCTCACACATGCACATTTAGATCATTCTGGCTACGTTCCAAGAATGATTAAACAAGGATACAATAAAAAAGTATATTGTACAGATGCAACAGCTGACCTTCTTGAAATTATGTGGTTAGATTCAGCCAAACTTCAGGAAGAGGAAGCAGAGTACGCTAAGAAAAAAGGCTTTTCTAAGCACAAAAACCCATTAGCCTTGTATGATCAAAAAGATGCTGAAGCGGCATTAAAGACCTTGGTTCCCCAAAAGATCGAAAGACCCTTCGACCTTAATGATAAGGTTCAAATTATATTTTATCCAGCAGGACATATTTTAGGTGCTGCATCAGTAAAAATTATTTTGAAAGGTGAAAACCAAGAAAAGACTCTTCTTTTCAGTGGAGATCTCGGAAGAGATTCTGACCCCATATTAAATCCTCCTACTCATTTCAAAAATGCAGATGTATTATTTATGGAATCCACTTATGGAGACCGAATAAATGAAGTTTCTAAAGTTCAGGATGAGTTAAAACAGAATATTTTATATCATTTAAATGATGGTGTCATTTTGATCCCTGCATTTACAGTAGGTCGAACTCAAAATCTATTATTTTACTTGTATGAGTTAATGAGAACCGGCCAGATTCCGCATATCCCAGTTTACATTGACAGTCCAATGGCGATCAGCGTGACCAATCTCTATGAAAAATATAGTGATCGCCATAAGTTAAAGGATAAAGAGATCTTTAATTTTAAAAACTTTCATTATGTACAGGAACATCAGCAATCCAAACTACTTAATGAATTAAAAAATAGAGCCATTATTATTTCCGCTAGTGGAATGCTTACTGGGGGTAGAATTCTTCACCATTTGTTTAATCGCTTAGGCAATGAAAATGATTTATTACTAATGGTTGGATTTCAGGCAGTAGGCACTAGAGGTAGAGATATTTTAGAGGGTAAGGAAAGCGTGAAAATTTACGGAGAAGAAAAATCCATCAAATGTCATTACACAAAAATAGATGGTTTATCAGCCCATGCTGATCAACTGGAATTAATCAGATGGTATGAATCATTTACAAATGCATTAAAATTTACCTTTATCGTCCATGGTGAATTGGAAGCTATGAAGCATTTGAAAAATGAGCTTGAACAAAGTGGTCATAAAAATATTTTCATTCCCGATTATCTAGAATCTTTTGAATTATTCACTGGCATTTAG
- a CDS encoding PspC domain-containing protein: protein MKKNISINIGGIIFHIEEDGFDKLKNYLDAINRYFSDFKDSQEIISDIENRIAEIFLAKLKEDKQVIELEDVEALMITLGSIEDFKKAEETDEAFEENTTESYESQASEGERKLYRDTKRYIFGGVAAGIANYFSIDVLWIRLLFIVGFLGLIPFQPTSAIIFIGYILMWIFLPANPNLKEDDKVKKLYRSEENRVIGGVAKGLAAYFGTDVAIIRILFVLLLIPGGAGLIIYLVLWFITPSAKTVTEKMQMEGTPITLSNIEKNIKSSLKVEDGEESLLVKILLFPFRLIAIILTGLAKILGPLVNFLVEAARIVLGIVLTMVGLSSAVTSIVLLIISQGLLIDASIFNFFDIPPQLIANTFSAELIIVVFLLSLIPALFLAVAGISVMARKWLMNRTVAFSLIAIWFVSLITGAFLIPAQVMEFKSDGEVVITEEYNLNNKVAVLKLNEVGYEDYDVTDLKIRGYEGDVYKLEKRFKAQGSTRVEASENAEKVSHNVELKSDSILWFDSNIQFQEDAPFRGQRLDMTLYVPYGQEFEMGRKMRHILKNTIYINGYSVSQIPNNRWTFEENGDLKCLTCTDKKETKRSYYESDDDFRSNTDLFFGPSLEFDDDAYTRTYEISDFDEISANTGIMIEVIQSNDYGLQVVTDDTDDLEDFRFEVQNNRLKVYFDREEVEWKFFSKDWDWDSQFPKVKCIIRMPELNNLEVTSGATANVQKMEGSKLTLDIGSGARLYADLDYNEINMDLSSAGRSRLKGVANYFNLDISSAAKLEAYGLKVKRADIEASSAAKAEVYVTDYLNAEASSASKITYQGRPRLDRESNSAGRISAD, encoded by the coding sequence ATGAAAAAGAATATAAGTATAAATATAGGAGGCATAATTTTCCACATAGAAGAAGATGGCTTTGACAAGCTGAAAAACTATCTGGATGCCATCAATCGTTATTTTTCAGATTTTAAGGACAGTCAGGAAATCATTAGCGATATTGAAAATCGTATTGCTGAAATTTTCTTAGCTAAACTTAAGGAAGACAAGCAAGTAATTGAGCTTGAAGATGTAGAAGCTTTAATGATTACGTTAGGTAGCATTGAAGATTTCAAAAAAGCTGAAGAAACGGATGAAGCTTTTGAAGAAAACACTACTGAAAGCTATGAAAGCCAAGCAAGTGAAGGAGAAAGAAAGTTATACAGAGACACTAAAAGATATATTTTTGGAGGTGTTGCAGCAGGTATAGCGAATTACTTTAGTATTGACGTTTTATGGATACGATTATTATTCATAGTAGGGTTCTTAGGACTTATTCCTTTCCAACCTACCTCTGCCATAATCTTTATCGGTTACATTTTAATGTGGATTTTCTTACCCGCAAATCCTAATCTTAAAGAGGATGACAAGGTAAAAAAGCTATATAGAAGTGAAGAAAACAGAGTAATTGGCGGTGTAGCAAAAGGATTAGCAGCTTATTTTGGAACTGATGTTGCTATCATTAGAATACTATTTGTATTACTCTTAATTCCAGGAGGAGCAGGCTTAATTATTTACTTAGTCTTATGGTTTATTACTCCTTCTGCGAAAACAGTAACTGAGAAAATGCAGATGGAAGGAACCCCCATTACCTTAAGTAATATTGAAAAGAATATTAAATCGAGCTTAAAGGTTGAAGATGGTGAAGAGTCATTATTAGTTAAAATCTTATTATTTCCTTTCAGGTTAATAGCAATTATTTTAACTGGTTTAGCAAAAATACTAGGCCCTTTAGTTAACTTCTTAGTAGAAGCTGCAAGAATCGTATTGGGTATTGTATTAACAATGGTGGGTTTATCATCTGCGGTTACCTCGATTGTTTTGCTTATTATCAGCCAAGGCTTATTGATAGATGCCTCAATTTTTAATTTCTTTGATATTCCGCCTCAACTGATTGCCAATACCTTTTCTGCAGAATTAATTATTGTTGTATTCTTATTATCCTTAATCCCAGCATTATTCCTAGCGGTTGCAGGTATTAGTGTGATGGCTAGAAAATGGTTAATGAACAGAACTGTCGCATTCTCTTTGATCGCTATTTGGTTTGTAAGCTTAATAACAGGCGCATTTTTAATACCAGCGCAAGTTATGGAGTTTAAATCTGATGGAGAAGTAGTAATAACAGAGGAGTATAATCTAAATAATAAGGTAGCTGTTCTTAAATTAAATGAAGTAGGTTATGAAGATTATGATGTTACTGATCTAAAAATCAGAGGATATGAAGGCGATGTTTATAAATTAGAAAAACGATTTAAAGCACAAGGCAGCACCAGAGTTGAAGCTAGTGAGAATGCGGAAAAGGTAAGCCACAATGTAGAGTTGAAAAGTGACAGTATTTTATGGTTCGATTCGAATATTCAGTTTCAAGAAGATGCGCCATTCAGAGGACAAAGGTTAGATATGACGTTATATGTACCTTATGGACAAGAGTTTGAGATGGGTAGAAAAATGAGACATATCCTAAAAAATACAATTTATATTAATGGGTATAGTGTAAGTCAAATCCCCAATAACAGATGGACATTTGAAGAAAATGGAGACTTAAAATGTTTGACTTGTACTGATAAAAAAGAAACGAAAAGATCATATTACGAATCAGATGATGATTTTAGATCTAATACCGATTTGTTCTTCGGTCCATCATTAGAATTTGATGATGATGCTTATACTAGAACCTATGAAATCTCAGATTTCGATGAAATATCGGCAAATACAGGAATCATGATTGAAGTAATTCAATCGAATGACTATGGTTTACAAGTGGTTACTGATGACACGGATGATTTGGAAGACTTCCGGTTTGAAGTTCAAAATAACAGATTGAAAGTTTATTTTGATAGAGAGGAAGTAGAATGGAAATTCTTTTCAAAAGATTGGGACTGGGATTCACAGTTCCCTAAAGTGAAGTGTATTATCAGAATGCCAGAATTAAATAATTTAGAAGTAACATCTGGAGCTACTGCTAATGTTCAGAAAATGGAAGGTAGCAAACTTACTTTAGATATTGGAAGTGGTGCTAGATTATATGCTGATCTGGACTATAATGAAATCAACATGGATTTATCTAGTGCTGGAAGATCACGATTAAAAGGAGTAGCTAACTACTTCAACTTAGATATTAGCAGTGCAGCAAAATTGGAGGCCTATGGATTAAAAGTAAAAAGAGCTGATATTGAAGCTTCAAGTGCTGCTAAAGCCGAAGTTTACGTTACTGATTATTTAAATGCAGAAGCTAGTAGTGCTTCAAAAATTACTTATCAAGGAAGACCTCGCTTAGACCGTGAGAGCAATAGCGCAGGACGAATTTCTGCAGATTAA
- a CDS encoding PadR family transcriptional regulator, translating into MLAEKIKTQLRTGVLEYCVMQILRRGEIYASDIIDELLEEDLIKVEGIIYPLLMKLKQEDLVQYEWSQTQSGLPKKYYQLTESGQNTIKALDETWIEINKSAKRIKKKTDDELKSEKEEN; encoded by the coding sequence ATGTTAGCAGAAAAGATAAAAACACAATTAAGGACTGGGGTTCTGGAATATTGTGTGATGCAGATTTTAAGAAGAGGTGAAATTTACGCCTCCGATATCATTGACGAATTACTTGAAGAAGATTTAATTAAAGTTGAAGGTATCATATACCCTTTATTAATGAAATTGAAGCAAGAAGATTTAGTTCAATATGAATGGTCACAGACGCAAAGTGGTCTGCCTAAAAAATATTATCAATTAACTGAGAGCGGACAAAATACAATTAAAGCATTGGATGAAACTTGGATTGAGATTAATAAATCAGCCAAAAGAATCAAGAAAAAAACAGATGATGAACTTAAATCTGAAAAAGAGGAAAATTAA
- a CDS encoding putative type IX sorting system protein PorV2: MRNLILLFLLLTSSLELSAQISKPKYANEFLSIGVGARAFALGGATIASVQGASAGYWNPAKLSSLESDYALDLMHAEYFAGIAAYDYAAFATNIDEKSNMGFSIIRFGVDDIPDTRFIYDANGALNYDNIRFFSAADYAFQFSYARELDFLEGLSAGANMKIIHRTVGEFATAWGFGFDLAAHYKWNNFDFALVGRDITGTFTSWYHNITLIEDIYTQTNNTIPENTTELAVPRVIFGTAYTQELPYKFSIMGEFNFDVTFDGARNTYVSEENFSIDPKGGIEIAYDNMAFLRFGGNNLQKIKNFNGSERWNGQANIGLGFKYRILQVDYAFTDLGNSSESLYSHVFTLKLNWNAKE, from the coding sequence ATGCGTAATCTCATTTTACTATTTTTATTATTAACCTCATCTCTTGAATTGTCTGCGCAGATTTCAAAACCAAAATATGCGAATGAGTTTTTATCTATTGGTGTTGGAGCTAGAGCTTTTGCGTTAGGTGGAGCCACCATAGCCTCAGTACAGGGAGCATCAGCTGGTTATTGGAATCCTGCAAAGTTATCATCATTAGAAAGTGATTATGCTTTAGATTTAATGCATGCAGAATATTTCGCAGGAATTGCGGCATATGATTATGCCGCTTTTGCGACAAACATTGATGAAAAAAGTAACATGGGGTTTTCAATCATTAGATTTGGAGTTGATGATATACCAGATACTCGGTTTATCTATGATGCAAATGGAGCCTTAAATTATGACAATATACGATTCTTCTCTGCTGCTGATTATGCTTTTCAATTTTCTTATGCCAGAGAATTAGATTTTTTGGAAGGGCTTTCAGCAGGTGCTAATATGAAAATAATTCACAGAACTGTCGGTGAATTTGCTACAGCCTGGGGATTTGGCTTTGACTTAGCAGCGCATTATAAATGGAATAATTTTGATTTTGCTTTAGTAGGGCGTGATATTACAGGAACCTTTACTAGTTGGTACCATAATATAACTCTGATTGAAGATATCTATACTCAAACGAATAATACAATTCCTGAAAACACTACTGAATTGGCAGTACCTCGTGTAATATTTGGTACTGCCTATACGCAAGAGCTACCTTATAAATTCTCTATAATGGGAGAGTTTAATTTTGATGTAACCTTTGATGGTGCTCGAAATACTTATGTTAGTGAAGAAAATTTCTCTATTGATCCTAAAGGAGGAATTGAAATTGCATATGACAATATGGCTTTTCTAAGATTTGGAGGAAATAATCTCCAAAAGATTAAAAATTTCAATGGTTCAGAGAGATGGAACGGTCAAGCAAATATTGGATTGGGATTTAAATATAGAATACTACAAGTTGATTATGCTTTCACTGATTTAGGAAATAGTTCTGAATCTCTTTATTCTCACGTCTTCACTTTAAAATTGAATTGGAATGCGAAGGAATAG